In Pedobacter heparinus DSM 2366, the following are encoded in one genomic region:
- a CDS encoding MaoC/PaaZ C-terminal domain-containing protein: protein MYFKSIFFEDYLLQDKRITLGRTITETDFVVHAGHTGDFFPHHMDEEWCKTQPFKHRIAHGTMIFSIGIGLTASEINPEAFSKGYDRLRFVKPVYIGDTIHSEITISEKAEAKKPEYGTVTEHVEIINQHGEVVLVCDHLLLVKKK from the coding sequence ATGTATTTTAAATCGATATTTTTTGAAGATTACCTGTTACAGGACAAGCGGATAACCTTGGGAAGGACCATTACAGAAACAGATTTTGTAGTCCATGCAGGGCATACCGGAGATTTTTTTCCGCATCACATGGATGAGGAATGGTGCAAAACACAGCCTTTTAAACACCGGATCGCACATGGTACCATGATATTCAGCATTGGGATCGGGCTTACCGCTTCCGAGATCAATCCTGAAGCCTTTTCTAAAGGTTATGACCGTTTGCGCTTTGTAAAACCCGTGTACATAGGGGATACCATTCATTCGGAGATTACCATTTCGGAGAAGGCCGAGGCAAAAAAACCGGAATATGGGACGGTAACTGAGCATGTGGAAATTATAAACCAGCATGGTGAGGTCGTATTGGTATGTGATCACCTTCTGCTGGTAAAAAAGAAATAA
- a CDS encoding Gfo/Idh/MocA family protein, producing the protein MEIIYQPVLPKSIQPIIIIGAGGIVADAHLPAYKKAGFAVQGIVNRTKAKAEKLAEAFQIPNVYDSVAEAVAKAPAHTVFDLTIMPEQYLEVLEQLPDGAAVLIQKPMGDDFKQAREILELCRQKKLVAAINFQLRFAPFVSAARYMIDQGMIGELYDMEVRVTIKTPWEIFPHVMVHPRLEILYHSIHYIDMLRSFLGDPETVMAKTLKHPAKTLSSSRSTILMDYGDTMHAVINTNHDHDFGPHNQECFIKWEGTKGSIKANIGLLMDYPHGVPDVFEYCLKEEGKAPEWKELKLEGSWFPEAFIGTMANLMRYKEGSSSVLHTSVGDVIKTMAVVESAYLSSNKGGVKISEQLNNN; encoded by the coding sequence ATGGAAATCATCTATCAACCGGTTTTACCTAAAAGCATACAACCCATTATCATTATCGGGGCTGGCGGTATTGTAGCAGATGCACACCTTCCGGCTTATAAAAAAGCAGGTTTTGCAGTTCAGGGAATTGTAAACCGTACCAAAGCTAAAGCTGAAAAGCTGGCGGAAGCTTTTCAGATCCCGAATGTTTATGATTCTGTAGCAGAAGCCGTAGCCAAGGCACCTGCGCATACCGTGTTTGACCTGACCATTATGCCCGAACAATACCTGGAAGTACTGGAACAACTACCAGATGGGGCAGCGGTACTGATCCAAAAACCCATGGGAGATGACTTTAAACAGGCCAGAGAGATCCTGGAACTGTGCAGGCAGAAAAAACTGGTTGCGGCCATCAATTTTCAGTTGCGTTTTGCACCATTTGTGAGTGCTGCAAGGTATATGATCGATCAGGGAATGATTGGTGAGCTGTATGATATGGAAGTGCGTGTGACCATTAAAACACCATGGGAGATTTTTCCGCATGTAATGGTACATCCCCGTCTGGAGATTCTTTACCACAGCATCCACTATATCGATATGCTGCGCTCTTTTTTAGGAGATCCGGAAACAGTAATGGCAAAGACCTTAAAACATCCGGCTAAAACACTTTCCTCTTCCCGCTCCACCATTTTGATGGATTATGGGGATACCATGCATGCGGTGATCAATACCAACCACGACCATGATTTCGGGCCGCATAACCAGGAGTGTTTCATCAAATGGGAAGGTACAAAGGGTTCGATCAAAGCGAACATAGGTTTGCTGATGGATTATCCGCATGGGGTACCTGATGTATTTGAATATTGTTTGAAGGAAGAAGGGAAAGCACCAGAATGGAAAGAGCTGAAACTGGAAGGTTCCTGGTTTCCTGAAGCTTTTATTGGCACTATGGCTAACCTTATGCGCTACAAGGAAGGTTCTTCATCGGTATTGCATACCAGTGTAGGAGATGTGATCAAAACGATGGCGGTAGTGGAGAGTGCTTATCTCTCCAGCAATAAAGGTGGTGTAAAAATAAGCGAACAACTGAACAACAATTAA
- a CDS encoding extracellular solute-binding protein — protein sequence MNKEAIRIAVRKFAPFEAAMQKVWDSYCMYSGCTLQAELVPLDLHELHKATLGNDGLKKGEWDIAHINTDWLLEGYASEAFEILNPHLDANAPSAFPEGWSPSLLALQQFEEQVVGLPFHDGPECLSYRKDLFDDVAEQQRYLQQYRRDLKIPATWDEFRQVASFFYRPEQNLYGSVFACYPDGHNTVFDFCLQLWSRGGTLLDEEGKINIDTKAAAEGLDFYRQLLKDTKAVHPGSANYDSVQAGQAFARGEAALMINWFGFASVCEVDAASAVKGKVGVTSLPVSENNLPASLNVYWVYTIGSGSKHKQTAYDFLRFAVNEENDKQLTLEGGIGCRISTWKDSLVNELVPYYHKLEQLHKGAKTLPQKSNWAEIAAIIDVAVLKALNSELPAAEILRLAQEQIILIDK from the coding sequence ATGAATAAGGAAGCCATCAGGATAGCAGTGCGCAAATTTGCCCCTTTCGAGGCGGCTATGCAAAAGGTATGGGATAGCTATTGCATGTATTCAGGTTGTACCCTGCAGGCAGAACTGGTTCCGCTCGACCTGCATGAGCTACATAAGGCTACTTTGGGCAATGATGGCCTGAAAAAAGGCGAATGGGACATTGCCCACATCAATACCGACTGGCTGCTGGAAGGTTATGCCAGCGAGGCCTTTGAAATACTGAACCCCCACCTCGATGCCAATGCCCCCTCGGCTTTTCCGGAGGGCTGGAGTCCGTCATTGCTGGCTTTACAGCAATTTGAAGAACAGGTGGTAGGTTTGCCCTTTCATGATGGTCCGGAATGCCTGAGCTACAGAAAAGACTTATTTGACGATGTTGCAGAACAGCAACGTTATCTGCAGCAATACAGAAGGGATTTGAAAATACCTGCAACATGGGATGAATTCCGGCAGGTAGCCAGTTTTTTTTACCGTCCGGAACAAAACCTCTATGGCAGTGTATTTGCGTGCTATCCTGATGGGCACAATACGGTGTTTGATTTCTGCCTGCAATTGTGGAGCCGGGGCGGGACATTGCTCGATGAAGAAGGAAAAATAAATATTGATACCAAAGCCGCTGCTGAAGGGCTTGATTTTTATCGTCAGCTGCTGAAAGACACAAAAGCTGTACACCCTGGTTCGGCAAACTACGATTCTGTACAGGCCGGACAGGCTTTTGCCAGAGGTGAAGCTGCACTGATGATCAACTGGTTTGGTTTTGCATCGGTATGCGAGGTAGATGCCGCTTCGGCAGTGAAAGGCAAAGTAGGGGTAACTTCATTGCCGGTTTCGGAAAATAACCTGCCGGCTTCGTTAAATGTTTATTGGGTATATACCATAGGCTCGGGTAGTAAACATAAGCAAACTGCTTATGATTTTCTCCGTTTCGCAGTAAATGAGGAGAACGATAAGCAGTTGACGCTGGAAGGTGGAATTGGCTGCCGGATTTCAACCTGGAAAGATAGCCTGGTGAACGAGCTGGTACCTTATTACCATAAACTGGAACAATTGCATAAAGGGGCAAAAACACTTCCGCAAAAAAGCAATTGGGCAGAAATTGCAGCGATTATTGATGTGGCGGTATTAAAGGCCTTAAACAGCGAGCTACCTGCTGCAGAAATTTTGCGCCTCGCCCAGGAACAGATCATTTTAATTGACAAATAG
- a CDS encoding CaiB/BaiF CoA transferase family protein has translation MKALEDYLVVDFSQFLSGPSASLRLADMGARVIKIERSGVGDICRTLYTSNVIMNGESSVFHAINRNKESFELDLKNEEDCKMVRELLEKADVMIHNFRPGVMERLGFGYADVQQLNKSIIYAELSGYGTEIEGKGKPGQDLLLQSVTGLTWLSGNANSGPVAMGLSIVDMLAGSHLAQGILACLFRKISTGTGGLVQVSMIESAYDFQFETITTFMNDGAELPERTVHNNANAYLGAPYGIYKTADGFIALAMGSIPVLAALLGCKAMEVFTDPAEAYDKREEIKAILAAHLQTAATKSWLAVLEPADIWCSEVLNWKELMEHEGFKALNMIQEVEMEDGYRYQTTRCPIKIDGELLVSSKGSPKLGQDNERIINQFITLKPSVHE, from the coding sequence ATGAAAGCCCTGGAAGATTATTTAGTGGTAGATTTTAGCCAGTTCTTATCGGGCCCCTCTGCAAGCTTGAGGTTGGCCGATATGGGTGCAAGGGTGATTAAAATAGAGCGTTCAGGAGTAGGCGATATATGCCGTACCTTATATACTTCCAATGTCATTATGAATGGGGAATCCTCTGTATTTCATGCCATCAACAGAAATAAGGAGAGCTTTGAGCTTGACCTTAAAAATGAGGAAGATTGTAAAATGGTACGGGAATTACTGGAAAAGGCGGATGTAATGATCCATAATTTTCGTCCGGGTGTAATGGAAAGGCTGGGTTTTGGTTATGCAGATGTGCAGCAGCTGAACAAGAGCATCATTTATGCGGAACTCTCTGGCTATGGAACAGAAATTGAAGGTAAAGGCAAGCCCGGACAGGATTTGCTGCTGCAATCGGTAACTGGTTTGACCTGGCTAAGTGGTAATGCCAACAGCGGCCCGGTAGCTATGGGGCTTTCTATTGTTGACATGCTGGCAGGTTCGCACCTGGCGCAAGGTATCCTGGCCTGCTTATTTCGTAAAATAAGCACCGGAACAGGTGGCTTGGTACAAGTGAGTATGATCGAATCGGCGTATGATTTTCAGTTTGAGACCATCACTACTTTTATGAATGACGGTGCTGAGCTTCCAGAACGAACGGTACATAACAATGCCAATGCTTATTTAGGTGCACCTTACGGAATCTATAAAACTGCTGACGGCTTTATTGCCCTGGCAATGGGCTCCATCCCTGTACTTGCTGCTTTATTGGGCTGCAAGGCCATGGAAGTTTTTACCGATCCGGCTGAAGCTTATGACAAACGGGAGGAGATCAAGGCAATACTTGCAGCCCATTTACAGACCGCTGCAACCAAAAGCTGGCTTGCTGTGCTGGAACCTGCCGACATCTGGTGTTCGGAGGTGTTGAACTGGAAGGAACTGATGGAACATGAGGGCTTTAAGGCCTTAAATATGATTCAGGAAGTGGAAATGGAGGACGGCTATCGTTACCAGACTACCCGTTGTCCGATAAAGATTGACGGAGAATTGCTGGTTTCTTCCAAAGGTTCTCCTAAATTGGGGCAGGATAATGAAAGGATCATTAACCAGTTTATCACTTTAAAACCCAGTGTTCATGAATAA
- a CDS encoding CaiB/BaiF CoA transferase family protein encodes MKRPLEGILVLEFCQFLAGPSAGLKLADLGARVIKIERPVKGDACRQLAIKNLFVEGDSLLFHTINRNKESYAADLKNPEDLDLLRKLIGKADVMTHNFRPGVMEKIGLDYVSVQHINPKIIYAAVTGYGTAGPWAAKPGQDLLVQSVSGLTQLSGSRDEGPVPFGLSVTDIMCGNHLTQGIIAALIKRAKTNKSVLIEVSLLESALDVQFEVLTTYLNDGGQLPQRSAVKGSAHAYLSAPYGTYQTKDGYLALAMGDLNKISQLIGCDISAAYTSAAASFENRDALLLLLGKTFKTNTNAHWLSVLEPADVWCAAVLSYKEAVEMEVFKNQEIRQQLDLGNGRTIATTRAPIRVDGHKLYAAKAAPKIGADNERINKEFDLK; translated from the coding sequence ATGAAGAGACCATTAGAAGGAATTCTTGTTTTAGAGTTTTGCCAGTTCCTGGCGGGGCCATCAGCTGGCCTGAAGCTAGCCGATCTGGGTGCACGCGTAATTAAAATCGAACGTCCGGTAAAAGGCGATGCCTGCAGGCAGCTGGCCATTAAAAATCTCTTTGTTGAAGGAGATAGCTTACTTTTTCATACCATTAACCGGAATAAGGAATCTTATGCGGCAGACCTGAAAAATCCGGAAGATCTGGATCTGCTTCGTAAACTGATTGGCAAAGCGGATGTGATGACCCATAATTTCAGGCCTGGGGTGATGGAAAAGATAGGACTGGATTATGTTTCGGTACAGCACATCAATCCAAAAATTATATATGCCGCAGTTACCGGATATGGAACCGCGGGGCCATGGGCGGCAAAACCCGGGCAAGACCTGTTGGTACAGTCTGTTTCCGGCTTAACGCAACTTTCGGGCAGCAGAGACGAGGGGCCAGTGCCTTTTGGCTTGTCGGTAACCGATATCATGTGTGGCAACCACCTGACGCAGGGAATTATAGCCGCTTTGATCAAGCGGGCCAAAACCAATAAAAGCGTGCTGATAGAGGTAAGTTTACTGGAATCGGCACTGGATGTGCAGTTTGAGGTACTGACCACTTATTTGAATGATGGCGGGCAGTTGCCGCAAAGAAGTGCTGTTAAAGGCAGCGCACATGCTTATTTAAGCGCCCCTTACGGCACCTACCAAACCAAAGACGGATACCTGGCCCTGGCTATGGGCGATCTGAACAAGATCAGCCAGTTGATTGGCTGCGACATCTCGGCCGCATACACCAGTGCCGCTGCTTCTTTTGAAAACAGGGATGCCTTGTTGCTGTTATTGGGGAAGACATTCAAAACCAATACCAATGCGCATTGGCTGAGTGTACTGGAGCCGGCTGACGTTTGGTGTGCGGCAGTACTCAGTTATAAAGAGGCTGTTGAAATGGAGGTCTTTAAAAATCAGGAAATCAGGCAACAGCTGGATTTAGGGAATGGACGTACCATAGCTACTACAAGGGCTCCCATCCGTGTAGACGGGCATAAACTTTATGCGGCCAAAGCCGCACCTAAAATAGGTGCAGACAATGAAAGGATTAACAAAGAATTTGATTTAAAATAG
- a CDS encoding ABC transporter substrate-binding protein, whose product MSDKISLKGITWNHSRGFTPMVATAQRFSELNPSVEIIWEKRSLQAFADFSIQELAERFDLLVIDHPWAGFAAKTGSILPLDKYFTKDYLKDQEDNTVGHSYESYSYDGHQWALPIDAATPVAACRPDLLEQHGLALPKTFEDLLNLADKGLVAFAGIPIDVLMNFYTFCCSLGEDPCQQEDLIISSDIGIAALRMYRELASKIHPDNFKRNPIQTYEAMTLGDDIAYCPFAYGYSNYSRKGYARKLLHFHDMISLNGRSNLRSTLGGTGLAVSSACKHIEMAVKYAGYVASPFWQQGLFFENGGQPGHLSAWTDAEVNHRSNDFFVNTLPALQRAFLRPRYHGHMFFQDHAGDIVRDYLMMGGSEISVLEKLNSLYVESRTLQLS is encoded by the coding sequence ATGAGTGACAAAATTAGTTTAAAAGGAATAACATGGAACCACAGCCGTGGCTTTACCCCAATGGTAGCTACAGCACAGCGTTTTTCAGAGTTGAATCCATCAGTAGAAATTATATGGGAGAAAAGAAGTTTACAGGCTTTTGCTGATTTTTCCATACAGGAGCTGGCCGAAAGATTTGATCTTCTGGTAATTGATCATCCCTGGGCAGGTTTTGCCGCCAAAACAGGATCCATTCTTCCGCTGGACAAATATTTTACAAAGGATTATTTAAAAGACCAGGAAGACAATACAGTAGGACATTCTTATGAGAGTTACAGTTACGACGGACACCAGTGGGCACTCCCGATAGATGCGGCGACACCCGTAGCGGCCTGCCGACCGGATTTACTGGAACAGCATGGCCTTGCTTTGCCAAAAACATTTGAGGATTTACTGAACCTGGCCGATAAAGGCCTGGTGGCTTTTGCGGGGATCCCCATTGATGTACTCATGAATTTTTATACATTTTGCTGCTCGCTGGGCGAAGATCCCTGCCAGCAGGAGGACCTGATCATATCCAGTGATATTGGTATTGCCGCACTCAGGATGTACAGAGAACTGGCTTCAAAGATTCATCCCGATAATTTTAAAAGAAATCCAATACAGACATATGAAGCCATGACCTTAGGTGATGATATTGCTTATTGTCCTTTTGCTTATGGGTATTCCAATTATTCCAGAAAAGGTTACGCCCGCAAACTGCTGCATTTTCATGACATGATCTCTTTGAATGGGCGCAGTAACCTGCGCAGTACGCTTGGAGGAACCGGCCTGGCCGTATCTTCAGCTTGTAAGCATATAGAAATGGCTGTAAAATATGCAGGATATGTAGCTTCGCCATTCTGGCAACAGGGGCTTTTCTTCGAAAATGGTGGTCAGCCCGGCCACTTAAGTGCCTGGACAGATGCAGAAGTGAACCACAGGTCGAATGATTTTTTTGTGAATACGCTGCCAGCACTGCAACGGGCTTTCTTGCGACCGCGTTACCACGGGCACATGTTTTTCCAGGACCATGCCGGGGATATCGTGCGTGATTACCTCATGATGGGAGGATCTGAAATATCAGTACTGGAAAAGCTGAATAGTTTATATGTAGAATCCAGAACCCTGCAGTTGTCATGA
- the galB gene encoding beta-galactosidase GalB yields MMLRKNLVLLLLMLTVGAVAYGTPRIRQNFNQDWKFFLGDDAAAKLPGFKDGKWRTLTLPHDWSIEGKFDEKNPAKPEGGGLPTGIAWYRKTFTLPASMQKKDVFIEFDGVYKNSEVWINGHLLGKRPYGYISFRYELTKYLKTGQNVIAVRVDNAAQPDSRWYSGSGIYRNVWLTATGKVAVNQWGTFVSTPSVSKTSANVYIKTQIRNKERVKAKIDVKWEVHDADGKVVSATEMKDISLKDTLFEVAEFARVNNPKLWSVKQPYLYKVMTRVFVNKTLTDTYETPLGIRYFNFDAKKGFFLNGESLKILGVCMHHDLGALGAAVNVRAMERQLEILKEMGCNAIRTAHNPPAPELLDLCDKMGFLVMDEAFDIWAKKKNKQDYHLDFPEWHQRDLQDMVKRDRNHPSIILWSIGNEIREQFDSTGVALTRSLVKMVKDVDATRPVLSALTETDSAKNFIYQAKALDIYGLNYNHKLYKDFPKNYPGQTLLPSETTSAFATRGFYDMPSDSIRRWPKDGKTKFTDGNAAWAVSAYDNVSAYWGSTHEETWKEAKKYAHVPGIFVWSGFDFLGEPIPYPWPARSSYYGIIDLAGFPKDAYYMYQSEWTSKPVLHLFPHWNWTPGKKIDVWAYYNNADEVELFLNGKSLGTKSKQGEELHVVWPVNFEAGTLKAVSRKNGQVVLIREIKTAGKPAKIELIADRTTITADGKDLSFVTVRILDADGNPVPDAANRVQFKLEGEGTIAGVDNGFQASLEPFKAYYRKAYNGLCLAIVQAKTKAGKLTLTASSEGLQQAVVTITLKGK; encoded by the coding sequence ATGATGTTAAGAAAGAACCTTGTTTTATTGTTGCTGATGCTGACTGTTGGGGCTGTTGCATATGGCACCCCGCGTATACGCCAGAATTTTAACCAGGACTGGAAGTTTTTTCTGGGTGATGATGCTGCGGCGAAATTACCCGGTTTTAAGGATGGTAAATGGAGGACACTTACCTTGCCCCACGACTGGAGCATTGAAGGGAAGTTTGATGAAAAGAATCCTGCAAAACCGGAAGGTGGGGGATTACCTACGGGTATTGCCTGGTACAGGAAAACATTTACATTACCGGCGTCCATGCAAAAAAAAGATGTTTTTATTGAGTTTGATGGGGTGTACAAGAACAGTGAGGTTTGGATCAATGGTCATTTACTGGGGAAAAGGCCCTATGGTTATATTTCGTTCCGTTACGAACTCACAAAATATTTGAAAACGGGCCAAAATGTCATTGCTGTAAGGGTAGACAATGCTGCCCAGCCCGATTCGCGCTGGTACTCAGGATCCGGAATTTACCGTAATGTCTGGTTAACGGCTACCGGAAAGGTTGCAGTGAACCAATGGGGTACATTTGTTTCTACACCCTCGGTAAGTAAAACCTCGGCAAACGTTTACATCAAAACCCAGATCAGAAACAAAGAGCGGGTAAAAGCTAAGATCGATGTGAAATGGGAAGTACATGATGCAGATGGCAAAGTGGTATCTGCTACGGAAATGAAGGACATATCCTTAAAAGACACCTTGTTTGAAGTAGCAGAATTTGCCAGGGTAAACAACCCTAAGCTGTGGTCGGTAAAACAGCCGTACCTTTATAAAGTAATGACCCGGGTATTTGTCAATAAGACATTAACAGATACTTATGAAACTCCACTGGGCATCCGCTATTTTAACTTTGATGCCAAAAAAGGATTTTTCCTGAATGGTGAATCCCTGAAAATCCTGGGGGTTTGTATGCACCATGACCTGGGTGCACTGGGTGCTGCGGTGAATGTAAGGGCCATGGAGCGCCAGCTGGAAATATTGAAAGAGATGGGCTGTAATGCCATACGTACGGCACATAACCCACCAGCTCCGGAATTACTTGATCTTTGTGATAAAATGGGATTCCTGGTAATGGACGAAGCTTTCGATATATGGGCTAAAAAGAAGAACAAACAGGATTATCATCTTGATTTTCCGGAATGGCACCAGCGCGACCTTCAGGACATGGTGAAAAGGGACAGAAACCACCCTTCTATTATTTTATGGAGCATTGGCAATGAGATCCGTGAGCAGTTTGACAGTACCGGGGTGGCTTTAACCAGGTCATTGGTAAAGATGGTAAAGGACGTAGATGCCACACGTCCGGTTTTATCGGCATTGACAGAAACAGATTCTGCGAAGAACTTTATTTACCAGGCCAAAGCCCTGGATATTTACGGGTTAAATTATAACCATAAACTGTATAAGGATTTTCCAAAGAACTATCCCGGACAGACATTACTGCCTTCAGAAACAACTTCTGCATTTGCTACCCGCGGTTTTTACGACATGCCATCCGACAGTATCCGCCGCTGGCCTAAAGATGGGAAAACCAAATTTACAGACGGAAATGCAGCCTGGGCAGTTTCTGCTTATGATAACGTTTCTGCATATTGGGGTTCTACACATGAAGAAACCTGGAAGGAAGCAAAAAAATATGCCCATGTACCAGGGATTTTTGTATGGTCAGGATTCGATTTTTTAGGAGAGCCAATACCTTATCCTTGGCCGGCAAGAAGTTCTTACTATGGCATCATTGACCTGGCTGGCTTTCCTAAGGATGCCTATTATATGTACCAGAGTGAATGGACCAGTAAACCGGTACTGCACCTGTTTCCGCACTGGAACTGGACTCCGGGTAAAAAGATAGATGTTTGGGCCTATTACAACAATGCGGATGAGGTAGAACTGTTCCTGAATGGAAAATCTTTGGGTACCAAAAGTAAACAGGGAGAAGAACTACACGTAGTATGGCCGGTTAATTTTGAAGCAGGTACTTTAAAAGCGGTGTCAAGGAAAAACGGGCAGGTGGTGCTGATCAGAGAGATTAAAACTGCTGGAAAGCCTGCAAAGATAGAACTGATTGCCGACAGGACTACTATAACCGCAGACGGTAAAGACCTTTCTTTTGTAACGGTAAGGATTTTAGATGCAGATGGCAATCCGGTGCCGGATGCAGCCAATAGGGTACAGTTTAAACTGGAAGGTGAGGGCACGATAGCTGGTGTAGATAATGGTTTTCAGGCCAGTCTGGAACCTTTCAAAGCCTATTACCGGAAAGCCTATAACGGACTTTGCCTTGCTATTGTACAAGCAAAAACCAAAGCCGGAAAATTAACATTAACGGCCTCTTCAGAAGGTTTACAGCAGGCTGTTGTAACAATTACCTTGAAAGGCAAATAA
- a CDS encoding glycosylase — translation MKFTLSIFSFFVSVAVFAQPGKEVSAARMKSIYEEVKTPYKYGLVMVPDDEGHKMDCPTVFRESNTWYMTYLVYSGRGYETWLAKSKDLLNWEKLGRLMSFGDAGKWDDNQKAGYNALTSTRWGGDYKLGKFEGKYWMSYFGGKEKGYETEPLSIGMAYTDKKPWVAQEWTRLPEPVLTSADADVRWWENRNKLFKSTVIEDKQRLTGHRFVMYYNAVGDSLKNNKKTRWYERIGMAVSDDMLHWKRFGKDPVVHHPVGITGDGVIQKINGTWVMFYFGAFWQDRQGAFNRFAASDDLVNWTDWTGNNLIESSEVYDNLYAHKSFVLKYKGVVYHFYCAVNKKDQRGIAVATSKDLGKSKLEFISPDSK, via the coding sequence ATGAAGTTTACCTTATCCATCTTCAGCTTTTTTGTTTCGGTAGCAGTCTTTGCCCAGCCGGGTAAGGAGGTTTCGGCTGCCAGGATGAAATCGATTTATGAGGAAGTTAAGACACCTTATAAGTATGGATTGGTGATGGTGCCTGATGATGAAGGGCATAAAATGGATTGTCCGACTGTGTTCAGGGAAAGCAATACCTGGTACATGACTTACCTGGTGTATAGCGGACGTGGTTATGAGACCTGGCTGGCCAAAAGCAAAGATTTGCTGAACTGGGAAAAATTGGGCCGCCTCATGTCTTTTGGTGATGCAGGAAAATGGGATGACAACCAAAAAGCCGGATATAATGCGCTGACCAGCACCAGGTGGGGTGGAGATTACAAACTAGGCAAGTTTGAGGGGAAGTATTGGATGTCTTATTTTGGAGGGAAAGAAAAGGGTTATGAAACGGAACCTTTATCTATAGGGATGGCTTATACTGATAAAAAGCCCTGGGTTGCCCAGGAATGGACCAGACTGCCCGAACCGGTATTGACTTCGGCTGATGCGGATGTAAGGTGGTGGGAAAACCGCAATAAGCTTTTTAAAAGCACGGTAATTGAAGATAAGCAGCGTTTAACAGGACATCGGTTTGTGATGTATTACAATGCCGTTGGTGATTCACTGAAGAACAATAAAAAGACCAGATGGTATGAGCGTATCGGTATGGCAGTGTCAGATGACATGTTGCACTGGAAAAGGTTTGGTAAGGATCCTGTAGTACATCATCCGGTTGGGATTACCGGAGATGGGGTGATCCAGAAAATAAACGGGACCTGGGTAATGTTCTATTTTGGGGCCTTTTGGCAGGACAGACAGGGAGCTTTTAACCGTTTTGCTGCTTCAGATGACCTGGTTAACTGGACAGACTGGACTGGAAACAATTTAATTGAATCTTCTGAAGTTTACGATAACCTGTATGCACATAAATCTTTTGTGTTAAAGTATAAAGGAGTGGTATACCATTTTTATTGCGCGGTTAATAAAAAAGACCAACGCGGAATTGCAGTAGCCACTTCAAAAGATTTAGGGAAAAGTAAGCTGGAGTTTATAAGTCCGGATAGTAAATAA